DNA sequence from the Vicia villosa cultivar HV-30 ecotype Madison, WI linkage group LG3, Vvil1.0, whole genome shotgun sequence genome:
AATGAGTTAGGCAGTGTTGTTCATCCAACACCACCGCTGGTAGCTTCTGGGTGTAGATTTCACTAACTCCATTTACTTgcctttgtttcttaccacttcctCTAACATCCTTCGGAGTTCCCATTATTATCATGACATCAACAAGTTTTTGTTTTCCCATTTGTTCTTTACCTTTCCTTGCCTTTGATTTCTCCTACATCGAACCTTCCTTTTGTCTTCTCCATTTTGGGGGGACCCTTCCTTCCTTTgtaaaaattctagtaactcacacacaatgtcgtactggatgttatgacatccataaTCACACAGGATAAAGCGTTAAAACAGAAGTGCAtgaaaacagtaaagaacacaacaaattgttcacccagttcggtatacaacaatacctactctaggggctacaaAGCCAGGGAAGGAATGCAATATAAGtagtattaattcagagttaaactccctcgtttacaactcctcacttaagacctacccaatgcaattccaatctaATCCTAGacttgagtatctccactcactccccctcaatcacaacaacgATTACAACACAGACATTAAACAAataagagagaagacacacttcaaaaacacactttgatctgcttaaaagcttcaatcaagagacacacactcgtgcttaaaagcttagagtgacaaagtacaaaaacacaaaaacaccCTACTCCAAAACAATCATCATCGTGataattgcttggatcacaagtAACACAAAAAACACACACGGTGGAAACACAGAGAGTATAATAATTTTCACGCTCAAAAACTCTGCCTCTGAAAGTAGGATTTGCAACCTTCTTATAGGCATCAGGCAGCAGGACATGGGCCATGGGCCTTCCAAACAAAAACTAGGGTTaactaagttaacctaatttccacatcatcagggtGTTCTCATAAGCTGTAGTACGAGATATTTTATCATAAATCCTACAGCAcacaatatatagtttcctaaatagtagcctgagataaataaggaacaTCACAACTAAAAGGTAGCAGCTACGACTGTCAGacattgatgtcatgacatcgagcatgacatccaacaaaAACATGTACTAGTTCAACCATACAATCCTGCACAATTCCAGTCATGACATTAGTCTAGATAACACACACAACAGGAATGTTTTatcacaaaatgcagccaatttaACTGCATCTACACTTTGACTTTAGTTCCAGTTGATGTTGCTTTTCCCTTTTTAGATCACCACCTCCCCTAGAGACTCCGCAAAACTTTCAACTTCTCTTAATCCTTGGTTACCCTTTAATTTCCCGTATTTAGCAGCTTCAAGTCACCTCCCTTGCTACCTTGCTTTTGTTGGGGTTTTTTACCGACGCTACCAGTCAATCCTGAGGCACTACCTTTACTCTAAGTGGGTGAATCAAATAGATTTCAGTTGCAGCTTCTAGAACTCTATTCCTACCTGGGCTCCTTAGAGTTCATTGGTAACAGTGAAGCTCTAAGTCATGGACCAAAGGAAAGGTCGCTTTCTTCAATTTCCTTGTATTCTTCTGCTCCAATCCTACCTAGCTCCTCACAGTTCTTTAGTTGGTATCCAATCTTCCCGCAAGGAAAACAAAATGTTGGTAGCCTCTCGTACTTAAAGGAGACCTTCTGACGACGATATTGCTATTTTATGATTGTTCCTCTCTTAAGTGGCTTCTTGAGATCGGTCTTGACATTGATTTAGAGGAACCTTCCCATTGTGTTAGTCtccttgatatatatatatatatatatatatatatatatatatatatatatatatatatatatatatatatatatatatatatatatatatatatctttgtaATGTCCAACGATGCCATCGAGTTGTCTAGCCATTGCCTCTGATCTAAGTTTTAAAGGTATATCGTAAACCCTAACCCATAACATTCCATAATGCATTTCCATCCCATACGGTTGTTCTTCACTAGATACTTTCTCAAGGATTAGAAGGTTTCAGTCGAAGCTGCGGGACCCACTCCTTAGGATAGTATCTACATCCCACTTTGAGGAGAAACGAAACAAGAATAGGCTCTTCCCTAGGTCTTGCGATTCAACATTGTTCTTGAGATGCCGAGCTTGAATCATTGTTATTTTGAAAGCTCTACTGTTGAATGGATTATTTGTCCAAAGCTTTCCAACAAGGGTTCTATGGAAGTTTTTTCTTCTATCTCCGTCTTATCACCCCCGTTATGTCTTATTCTTCCTTTTTTGATAGAGGTACAAGGGTCCCTTAACTAAATAACTTAATAGGTATTTTAAAAACTTCAATTGGTCTAATGATGTTGGTAAAACTAAAATGGGCATTATGGCTTGGAAGGATGTTTGCAAGCTTACTTCTCAAGGGGGCCTTGGTATGAGATCCCGTGTTGTGCTTAATGATGCCTCTGACTTGAAATTTTGTTGGGATGTCTTGAATTCCAAAGAAGATCGTGCTTTTCTTCTCAAGAGTATAGCTCTGAAAAACAACATCAATGTTTTCTACCATTTTTCTTCTACAATTTGGAGCAGCATCAAGCTATACTACCTCAATATTGTCTCCAACTCTAGGATTTTGATTGGTAATGGTCTTAATACTAAATTTTGGTTTGAATGTTTGTGGGATACCTCTCTCATTTCCCATATTCAAAACAAAAGCACTATCAACACTAACTCTATGGTGTCTGATTTTATTCTTGATAGAAGTTGGTACTTCCTTGACACTATGTTAAATTTAGTACCTAACCTGCCTTTGCTTGTCAATCAAGTTACCTTGCCATTGGATCCAACTAAAGACTCCATGATTTAGCTCCATTCCAACTCTGGCTTATTGAATTTAAAGGATGTTGTAGCCTTCAAATCCATCTCATATCCATTACTAACCTGGCCTAAGCACGTGTCGAATCCTGACACTCCTCCTTATAAGGCTTTTCTTGTTTGGGGGTTGTGACATAATAAGCCTTTTCCATAGAGGTCGTAGTATCCCGTCCATGTGTAGCCTATGCAAATCCAGTCAGGAATCCacatatcattttttcttccattgCTCTTTTGCCCTGAAGCTTTGGAACTTGTTTTTCTCTTTGTTGGGAGTTGGTCGTGTGAGCAATATCCTTGACATCCTTTTGTTGTGTGACAGGTCTTGGAGCCCTCAATGTATGAATGGTATTCAAGCCTTTATTGTCTGTATTTTGAACATCATTTGATATTCGAGGAATCAAGCTAGATTTAAGGACCATTCTCTCCATTGGAAAATTGCATTGGACATGATATGTGCTGAAGTTTCTTGATTGGAAACCTTACAAAGAAGGTTTCTAAC
Encoded proteins:
- the LOC131658122 gene encoding uncharacterized protein LOC131658122, which produces MGIMAWKDVCKLTSQGGLGMRSRVVLNDASDLKFCWDVLNSKEDRAFLLKSIALKNNINVFYHFSSTIWSSIKLYYLNIVSNSRILIGNGLNTKFWFECLWDTSLISHIQNKSTINTNSMVSDFILDRSWYFLDTMLNLVPNLPLLVNQVTLPLDPTKDSMI